CCGCATTTTAATATGATTACCGGTACATCTAGATCGGATGTCCTCCGCGGAGCTGCCAACAACGATGAAATTCAGGGTCTGGGTGGTAGGGATAGGCTATATGGTAGCAGTGGCAATGACCGCCTTGATGGCGGTGAAGGTAATGATCGGCTATGGGGTGGTGAGGGCGCAGATATTTTGACCGGCGGATCGGGAGGTGACGTTTTTATATTGGATACGCCTTTTATCGGTGCGGTAGACACAATCACCGATTTCTCTCCGATCAGCGATACGATCCTTCTGGAAAACACCCTCTTCACTGGTCTGCATACAGGCGGATTGCATGCTTCAAATTTTCATACAGGTGCTGAAGCACACGATAATTCAGATCGGATAATATATCATGCAGAAACTGGCGCACTTTACTTTGATATTGATGCGGCAGGTGGTGCAGAGGCACAACAATTTGCTCAGTTAACGCCAGGACTTATACTCACCAGCGCGGATTTCTACATTATCTAAAATACAATCCTCGTAGGGAGTTGTGCCATATCGATTGTGCAATTCCCTGCTCTGTTTCTCTTAATATCGTAAGGTTGTAAATCGAATTTATCATATGCTGCCATTTAATTTTCTATAACCAATCAAAATAAATAGGATTAATATGAAAGAAGAGGCTATTCTAATTTGATATGTTTAGCTATCTATTTTTTACGAGGTAAAATTTTTTGAAGATTGAAGAATATTTGATACACGCGGATGATGATGTGTCATGATTGCTCAGAATAAAGAAGATTAAAGAAAGATGGTTGAGCTTGGCTGCGTGGTAGTCCCCCTGCTGACACATCTGTAATCTCAGGTGCGGGTCTTAGTTTTAGCGTATCTAAGGCCTACATGGTGGCGCAATCACAACCTATAAAGATGAATGCTTTTCTGATAAAAGACACGAAGTACTCTGAATGAACAGAACCCTCTAAAATAGAAGAAGTATTAATAATAACATCAGCATATTTCCCATTATTAACTGAAATAAAGTTAGAAAGAGAAAAATGTAAAAAAGGAGTTATTATGGAAAAAAGAAACAGATTAAAGACAAAAATGATCCTGATTTCGATCGTAGTTTGCTTTCAAATAGCTGCATGTGCGGGTCCAAGACCGGTTCTTTATCCTAATACTTATCTCAATAAAGTTGGGCAAAACCAGGCTAACCAGGATATCACCGAATGTCAGAGAATAGCAGAGAACTATGTATCTTCCTCCAATGTGGGTAAAAATATCGCAAAAAACACAGCAGCAGGTGCTGGAGTTGGTGCAGCCAGTGGTGCCGTTGCGGGAGCGATCAGAGGATCTGCCGGCAGTGGTGCAGCTGTTGGAGCAGCTGCCGGAGCGACCGCAGGACTGCTTCATGGGCTGTTTCGAAACAATCAATCCAACCCTGCCTATAAAAATTTTGTCGGTCGTTGTCTTCGAGACCGAGGTTATGAATTAACCGGTTGGAACTGAGATTAGCCTAACAAACGCTATGGATGATTATTAAGTTAATCTTTTGCTATTTATTATTCACGATAGCTAATATGAATCAGCAGAGAGGAGGAGCATAATTACCTGCTGTGATATATCGCATCATATAATCACTATACAGTTATTGATTGAAGGAGCTAGAGCTCGGTAATACAGAAACATACATTAAAAGTAGTCAGACTATCTCATTGTATAACTAAACAATAGGCCTTTTATAAAATGAAAGTAGCCATTTATAGTTTTCACCAGTTTGAAAAACCTTTTTTAGAAAAAGCGAACGCAGGCAAGCATGAGCTACATTTTTTTGATGTTCGGCTTTCTGTGCAAACCATAGTGCTCTGTGTCGGATTTGATGCTGTTAGTTTATTCGTAAACGATGATGCTTCTGCCCCTGTACTTAAAAGCTTACATCAGCAGGGAATCCGTTTCATTACCCTTCGTTCCACCGGATTTAATAATGTGGATGTTAAAGAAGCGAATCAGCTTGGATTTCGTGTAACAAGGGTCCCCGCGTATTCTCCCTATGCAGTGGCAGAGCATGCAGTTGCCTTAATGCTTGCTCTAAACAGACGGCTGATAAGAGCACATGGGCGGATCATGGATCTGAACTTTTCTCTGAATGGACTAACCGGCTTTGACATGAATGGGAAAACAGTGGGTATTATTGGCACCGGAAAAATTGGATCAGTATTGGTCCGCATACTGCATGGTTTTGGTTGTCGATTACTAGCTTATGATAAGAATGAGAACGAGGAATTGAAACAAAAATTCAAGGTTGAATATACCGATTTTTTCTCGCTGTGTAGTCGATCAGAAATTATCTCGCTACATATTCCGCTTATGGATGAAACAAAATATATTATTAATAAATCTTGTATTGACGTCATGAAAAAGGGAGTAATGCTAATCAATACCGGCCGTGGTGCATTGGTGCATACGCATGATGTCATCACTGCTTTAAAAAAAGGTCAGATAGGATATTTTGGTATGGATGTCTATGAGGAAGAAGAAGGACTGTTTTTTGAAGATCATTCTGAAGATATTCTTCTGGATGATACCATTGCTCGTTTAATGACTTTTCAGAATGTGCTCATCACAAGCCATCAAGCTTTTCTCACAGAAACAGCATTAAATAATATTATGACAACGACTATTCAGAATTTGGATTGTTTTGAAAATATGACTGCCTGTGAAAATGAAATCAGCGAAAAGTAATCCTTTGATCATAGGATTCAGTTGTATTAACAGAGATCTTTGCAAAACCCCAGTAGTTGAAAAATTAACCCCTTACAATTAATAGTCAAAAACCTCTAGTAAGGGCTTTTGCAAAAGTCTCATCAGATTTGACTATAGCTCCTGTTCAATCTTGCGCTCGGTCTGAATGCTGGTGTACCACTTGCCAGCAACACAGAATACGGTGATGTTTTTGATTGCGCCTTCCAGCTACTTTCCCACCATTTCTTCCGGCCTCACCCATTTGTCAAATTGTTCTATAGTGACATAACCGGTAGCAATTGCCGCTGCTCTCAAAGTTATATTCTCACGATGTGCCTTCTTAGCAATCTCAGCAGATTTATCATAACCAATATGTGGATTAAGTGCTGTGACCAGCATAAGAGAATTGTGCATCAACGTATCGATACGCTCAGCATTAGCAGTAATACCGGTTGCACAATTATTATTAAAGCTTGTTATACCATCAGCTAACAGCCGTACACTTTGAAGATAATTATGAATAATCAGTGGCTTCATGACATTTAATTCAAAATTACCCATGGCGCCGCCCATATTAATGGCAACATCATTACCCATGACTTGACAGCAAAGCATCGTTACCGCCTCAGATTGGGTTGGATTAACTTTACCAGGCATGATGGAACTGCCAGGTTCATTTTCTGGTATTCTCAGTTCACCAATACCACAACGCGGTCCGGAAGCTAACCAACGGATGTCATTGGTAATTTTCATTAATGATGCAGCTAATGTTTTTAATGCACCATGAGCATGCACTAGAGCATCATTCGCTGCTAAAGCCTCAAATTTATTCGGTGCCGTTATAAAGGGTAATCCCGTTAGTTTAGCCAGTTCTGCTGCTACCCGCTCAGCGAAATCGGGGTGCGCATTCAGACCGGTCCCAACAGCTGTCCCTCCCAATGCCAGTTCATATAAATGGGACAGAGATGCTTCAATATGTTGCAAGCCGTGATCAAGTTGTGATACATAACCTGAGAATTCTTGTCCCAATGTGAGTGGTGTAGCATCCTGTAAATGGGTACGGCCAATTTTAACGATGCTGCAAAAAGCAGCGGCCTTGTCAGCCAATGTCTGACGCAGAAGGTCAATGGCCGGTATTAGCTGATGCCTGACGGTATGAATGGCCGCTACATGCATGGCAGTGGGAAATACGTCGTTGGATGATTGGCCCTTATTAACGTCATCATTAGGATGAACCTTACGCGCTACACCACGTTCTCCTCCGAGTAATTCTGAAGCACGGTTTGCCAATACCTCATTCATATTCATGTTAGTTTGCGTTCCAGAGCCCGTTTGCCAAACGACCAGTGGGAACTCTTTTTCATGATGACCTGCTATCACTTCATCGGCGGCACGAATAATTGCGGTTGCAATTGTTTCATCGAGCAAACCTAAATCATGATTAACACGGGCTGCAGCTCGTTTTACTAATGCCAATGCACGCTGCAATGCAGGTGGCATCGACTCATTAGATATTCTGAAATTTTGTAGAGAGCGTTGTGTTTGTGCACCCCACAACACATTACTGGGAACCTGTATAGCACCCATGGCATCACGTTCTTCACGATAACTCATAAAAGACTCTCAATCTCCTGTCGGATTATAATGGCATGCTATATTATAAATTTTTCTGCCTACCTTAAATAAAGATAAGCAAAACAAATCCAGCCGCTACACATTGAATGCCCCATAACGCTAATCCCAACTGAGTGCGCCACCTGTCTGGTATTCAGTTACCCGAGTTTCAAAGAAATTTTTCTCTTTTTTCAGATCAATCATTTCAGACATCCACGGAAATGGATTGCCGGCATCCGGGTAAAGAATATCCAATCCGATTTGCTGGCATCGACGATTGGCGATAAACCGCAGGTATTCCTTGAACATGGGTGCATTCATTCCAAGCACACCACGTGGCATAGTATCTTCGGCATAGCGGTATTCCAGCGTGACTGCCTTATGCATCAGTTCACTAATTTCATCACGGAATGCCTTGGTCCAGAGGTGTGGGTTCTCCATTTTAATTTGATTGATCACATCAATGCCAAAATTACAGTGCATTGATTCATCCCGTAGAATATATTGATATTGTTCAGCTGATCCGGTCATTTTATTTTGTCTGCCTAAAGCCAGAATTTGCGTGAACCCCACATAAAAAAACAAACCTTCCATGATGCAGGCAAATACAATAAGACTTCTCAATAATTGCTGATCGGTTTCTGGCGTCCCTGTTTTAAAATGTGGATTTGTCAGGGTATCAATAAATGGAATCAGAAATTCATCCTTATCACGAATAGATACAATTTCATGATAAGCATTGAAGGTCTCACCCTCATCTAACCCCAGCGACTCAACAATGTATTGATAAGCATGTGTATGGATCGCTTCTTCAAATGCCTGCCGTAAGAGGTATTGGCGACACTCGGGATTAGTGATATGCCGATAGGTGCCCAATACGATATTATTTGCAGCAAGCGAGTCGGCGGTTACAAAAAAGCCCAAATTACGCTTAACCAGCCGGCGCTCATCTTCAGTCAACCCATTGGGATCTTTCCAAAGCGCAATATCGCGACTCATATTAATTTCCTGCGGCATCCAGTGATTGGCACAAGCGGACAAATATTTTTCCCAAGCCCATTTATATTTAAAAGGCACCAACTGGTTCACATCTGCGCTACAGTTAATAATCCGCTTATCTTCAACAGAAATACGACGATTGGTAGCATCATCCATATGTTCCTTATCTATTTCGCTACCGACAGCATCAACATTTTTATTGTTTTCTATGTTGTTTGCGACAGACAAAGGCTGTTTATTTTCCTCTTTGTCCCCTCGATTTAATATGCCATTTTGCAACGACTTATCTGATTGCACGGATTCATTCTCAAATATCAGCATTATTTATTCCTCTGGATTCTTAAATTTAAAAAATTCACAACTATCAATAATTAAATTACTGACAGGATTCACATTCAGTATCATCAATGGCACAATATTTAACTGGTGGGGCTGTTAAGGCAGCATCGACGGGCACTGCATTCAAAGAGCCTTTTTGAACGGTGGATTTTTCTGCTCCAGTCGCCCCCATTGAGCGTAAATAGTAAGTTGTTTTTAAGCCACGTAACCAGGCCAACTTATAAGTTTCATCCAGTTTCTGACCGGATACCCCAGCCATATAGATATTGAGTGATTGTGATTGATCAATCCATTTCTGCCGCCGCGCAGCTGCTTCAATCAGCCAGCGTGGATCCATCTCGAATGCGGTGGCATATCGTGCGCGCAGATCAGCTGGTATCCGGTCAATCTGGCTGATGGCTCCATCAAAATACTTAAGATCGGCGATCATGACTTCATCCCATAAATTGAGTTTCTTTAAATCATTTACCAGGAATTTATTTGTAATCGTGAATTCACCTGATAAGTTGGACTTGACATAAAGATTCTGATAAGTCGGCTCAATACTGGCCGAGACACCGACGATATTCGAAATGGTTGCTGTTGGCGCAATAGCCAGACAATTTGAATTACGCATTCCATGCTGTTTAATACGTGCCCGTAATGCATCCCAATCCAAGGTGGTAGAAATATCGGCCTCAACAAACCCTCCCCGTTCTTCGCGCAGCAACGCCAGTGTGTCTTGAGGCAAGATATCACGATCCCACAAGCTGCCACGATAAGAAGTGTAATAGCCCCGTTCTTCAGCCAAGGTAGTTGAGGCCCAGTACGCATGATAGGCAACCGTTTCCATTGAGCGATCTGCAAATTCTACTGCCTCGGTAGATGCATAGGGAATACCCAGTTTATGCAGGCAATCCTGAAATCCCATAATGCCTAATCCAACCGGTCGATGTTTAAGATTAGCGTTGCGTGCTTTAGCTACAGCATAGAAATTAATATCAATAACATTGTCCAGCATGCGCATCGCAGTGCTGACCGTACGCTTCAGTTTATCGGTATCTAGTTTTCCTTCATTAAGATGAGCAATCAGGTTGACCGATCCCAAATTACATACGGCAATTTCTTTTTCATTCGTATTGAGCGTAATTTCGGTACAAAGGTTGGAACTGTGTACCACTCCCACATGGTTTTGAGGCGAGCGAATATTACATGGATCCTTAAAGGTAATCCACGGATGCCCTGTTTCAAATAACATACTGAGCATTTTGCGCCATAATTGTTGAGCAGGAATTTTTTTGTAAAGCGCAATTTCTCCCCGGGCTGCTTTAGCTTCATAAGCAACATAAGCCTGCTCAAAGGCTTTTCCAAATTTTTCATGGAGGTCAGGTACATCCGAAGGTGAGAATAACGTCCATTCTCCTTCTTCCATGACTCGTTTCATGAGCAGGTCAGGCACCCATGTCGCTGAATTCATATCGTGTGTACGGCGACGATCATCACCAGTATTTTTTCGTAGCTCCAGAAATTCTTCTATATCCAGATGCCAGGATTCCAAGTAAGCACAAACAGCTCCTTTGCGCTTACCACCCTGATTGACCGCCACCGCAGTATCTGACACAACCTTAAGAAAAGGAACAACGCCTTGCGATTTCCCATTCGTACCCTTGATACGTGAGCCCATTGCTCGCACTGCTGTCCAATCATTACCCAATCCACCTGCATATTTTGCCAGCAATGCATTTTCTTTAATGGCTTCATAAATGCCGTCCAGATTATCAGGTACGGTTGTCAGATAACATGAAGATAATTGTGACCGGCAAGTGCCCGAATTAAACAACGTCGGTGTAGAACTCATAAAATCAAAGCTGGATAACACATGATAAAATTCGATTGCACGTGCTTCACGATCAATTTCATTCAGGGCCAATCCCATTGCTACGCGCATGAAAAATACCTGCGGTAACTCAATACGCTTCTCTTTCACATGTAAGAAATAGCGATCATATAAAGTTTGCAAACCAAGATAATCAAACTGCATATCACGATCGGCTACCAGAGTTTCTGCTAAACGAGATAAATCAAACTGGGCAAGTCGTTCATCCAACAATCCTGCTTCGATGCCATGCTTGATAAAGCAAGGAAAATATTCCTTGTAGCGAGAAGCCATTTCATTCTCCACGACTTCCTCTCCGAGCACCTCAAGACAAATTGTATGTAACAATAAACGAGCTGTAACAAAGCTATAAGCAGGATCTTTCTCTATCAAAACCCGCGCAGACAGAATCGCAGATTTTCTGACTTCTTCCAGGGGAACTCCATCATACAAATCCTTCAAGGTAGCTTTAAGAATCAGCATATGATCTACAGTACCATTCAATCCAGCGCACGAAGATTCAATCAGAGTCGATAGTCTGGCTATGTCTAATGGAATTAGATGCCCATTTTCCAGAACATGCAATACATCCGCGGGTGCTTCTGCCACAATCTTTTCTTTCAGCCTGGCGCGTTCACGCGCACGTTCCTCACGATAGAGAACATAAGCGCGCGCCACATCATGTTCGCCTGACCGCATAAGCGCCAGCTCTACCTGATCTTGAATGTCTTCGATATGAAATGTGCCACTTTCGGGTTGACGGCGTAATAAAGCATTGACTACATCATTCGTCAAGCGCGCTACAACTTCGCGTACTCTGGCTGATGCCGCGCCCTGTCCGCCTCCTACAGCAATGAAAGCCTTAGTCAGCGCAACAGAAATTTTACCTGGCTCAAAAGCAACGACTGCACCATTACGACGAATAATCTTATACTGAGAATAACGCGAATCTCGAATTGGCGAGATTGAAGGCGTTTCATTCTCCGAGACTAATTTAAGATTTGTGTCGTCCTTTGCAAGCTGCATTACTAACCTCTCTCTATTCAATTTAT
This genomic window from Nitrosomonas cryotolerans ATCC 49181 contains:
- a CDS encoding glycine zipper family protein, coding for MEKRNRLKTKMILISIVVCFQIAACAGPRPVLYPNTYLNKVGQNQANQDITECQRIAENYVSSSNVGKNIAKNTAAGAGVGAASGAVAGAIRGSAGSGAAVGAAAGATAGLLHGLFRNNQSNPAYKNFVGRCLRDRGYELTGWN
- a CDS encoding 2-hydroxyacid dehydrogenase, yielding MKVAIYSFHQFEKPFLEKANAGKHELHFFDVRLSVQTIVLCVGFDAVSLFVNDDASAPVLKSLHQQGIRFITLRSTGFNNVDVKEANQLGFRVTRVPAYSPYAVAEHAVALMLALNRRLIRAHGRIMDLNFSLNGLTGFDMNGKTVGIIGTGKIGSVLVRILHGFGCRLLAYDKNENEELKQKFKVEYTDFFSLCSRSEIISLHIPLMDETKYIINKSCIDVMKKGVMLINTGRGALVHTHDVITALKKGQIGYFGMDVYEEEEGLFFEDHSEDILLDDTIARLMTFQNVLITSHQAFLTETALNNIMTTTIQNLDCFENMTACENEISEK
- the fumC gene encoding class II fumarate hydratase, whose protein sequence is MSYREERDAMGAIQVPSNVLWGAQTQRSLQNFRISNESMPPALQRALALVKRAAARVNHDLGLLDETIATAIIRAADEVIAGHHEKEFPLVVWQTGSGTQTNMNMNEVLANRASELLGGERGVARKVHPNDDVNKGQSSNDVFPTAMHVAAIHTVRHQLIPAIDLLRQTLADKAAAFCSIVKIGRTHLQDATPLTLGQEFSGYVSQLDHGLQHIEASLSHLYELALGGTAVGTGLNAHPDFAERVAAELAKLTGLPFITAPNKFEALAANDALVHAHGALKTLAASLMKITNDIRWLASGPRCGIGELRIPENEPGSSIMPGKVNPTQSEAVTMLCCQVMGNDVAINMGGAMGNFELNVMKPLIIHNYLQSVRLLADGITSFNNNCATGITANAERIDTLMHNSLMLVTALNPHIGYDKSAEIAKKAHRENITLRAAAIATGYVTIEQFDKWVRPEEMVGK
- a CDS encoding ribonucleotide-diphosphate reductase subunit beta, encoding MLIFENESVQSDKSLQNGILNRGDKEENKQPLSVANNIENNKNVDAVGSEIDKEHMDDATNRRISVEDKRIINCSADVNQLVPFKYKWAWEKYLSACANHWMPQEINMSRDIALWKDPNGLTEDERRLVKRNLGFFVTADSLAANNIVLGTYRHITNPECRQYLLRQAFEEAIHTHAYQYIVESLGLDEGETFNAYHEIVSIRDKDEFLIPFIDTLTNPHFKTGTPETDQQLLRSLIVFACIMEGLFFYVGFTQILALGRQNKMTGSAEQYQYILRDESMHCNFGIDVINQIKMENPHLWTKAFRDEISELMHKAVTLEYRYAEDTMPRGVLGMNAPMFKEYLRFIANRRCQQIGLDILYPDAGNPFPWMSEMIDLKKEKNFFETRVTEYQTGGALSWD
- a CDS encoding ribonucleoside-diphosphate reductase subunit alpha, producing MQLAKDDTNLKLVSENETPSISPIRDSRYSQYKIIRRNGAVVAFEPGKISVALTKAFIAVGGGQGAASARVREVVARLTNDVVNALLRRQPESGTFHIEDIQDQVELALMRSGEHDVARAYVLYREERARERARLKEKIVAEAPADVLHVLENGHLIPLDIARLSTLIESSCAGLNGTVDHMLILKATLKDLYDGVPLEEVRKSAILSARVLIEKDPAYSFVTARLLLHTICLEVLGEEVVENEMASRYKEYFPCFIKHGIEAGLLDERLAQFDLSRLAETLVADRDMQFDYLGLQTLYDRYFLHVKEKRIELPQVFFMRVAMGLALNEIDREARAIEFYHVLSSFDFMSSTPTLFNSGTCRSQLSSCYLTTVPDNLDGIYEAIKENALLAKYAGGLGNDWTAVRAMGSRIKGTNGKSQGVVPFLKVVSDTAVAVNQGGKRKGAVCAYLESWHLDIEEFLELRKNTGDDRRRTHDMNSATWVPDLLMKRVMEEGEWTLFSPSDVPDLHEKFGKAFEQAYVAYEAKAARGEIALYKKIPAQQLWRKMLSMLFETGHPWITFKDPCNIRSPQNHVGVVHSSNLCTEITLNTNEKEIAVCNLGSVNLIAHLNEGKLDTDKLKRTVSTAMRMLDNVIDINFYAVAKARNANLKHRPVGLGIMGFQDCLHKLGIPYASTEAVEFADRSMETVAYHAYWASTTLAEERGYYTSYRGSLWDRDILPQDTLALLREERGGFVEADISTTLDWDALRARIKQHGMRNSNCLAIAPTATISNIVGVSASIEPTYQNLYVKSNLSGEFTITNKFLVNDLKKLNLWDEVMIADLKYFDGAISQIDRIPADLRARYATAFEMDPRWLIEAAARRQKWIDQSQSLNIYMAGVSGQKLDETYKLAWLRGLKTTYYLRSMGATGAEKSTVQKGSLNAVPVDAALTAPPVKYCAIDDTECESCQ